In a single window of the Bacteroides acidifaciens genome:
- a CDS encoding DUF4294 domain-containing protein, translating into MTLFAIVCCTLHVQAQEKQSINGYLVPMCIYNGDTIPCVQLRTVYIFRPLKFKNEKERQEYYRLVRNVKKVYPISKEINQAIIETYEYLQTLPNEKARQKHIKRVEKGLKEQYTPRMKKLSFTQGKLLIKLIDRQSNSTSYELVKAFMGPFKAGFYQTFAALFGASLKKEYDPEGEDKLTERVVLLVENGQI; encoded by the coding sequence ATGACGCTGTTTGCTATTGTTTGCTGTACACTGCATGTACAGGCTCAGGAAAAGCAAAGCATTAATGGATACTTGGTTCCGATGTGTATCTATAATGGAGATACGATTCCATGTGTCCAGTTAAGAACTGTATATATCTTCCGCCCGCTAAAGTTCAAGAACGAAAAGGAACGCCAAGAATACTACCGACTGGTACGGAATGTAAAAAAGGTATATCCCATATCAAAAGAAATTAACCAGGCTATTATTGAAACTTACGAGTACCTGCAAACTCTACCTAATGAAAAGGCTCGTCAGAAACATATCAAACGGGTGGAAAAAGGTCTGAAAGAACAATATACTCCCCGAATGAAAAAACTCTCTTTTACACAGGGAAAACTGTTGATTAAATTAATAGACCGACAAAGTAATTCTACCAGTTATGAACTGGTAAAAGCATTTATGGGACCTTTCAAAGCGGGATTCTATCAGACATTCGCTGCGCTGTTCGGTGCCAGTTTGAAAAAGGAGTATGACCCTGAAGGTGAGGATAAACTAACGGAACGCGTCGTACTGCTAGTGGAGAATGGACAAATCTAA